The DNA window TATAGAAATATTTCCTATTCCTGCTCCTTTCATATATTCTTCAGATGGGAGACTTCCAGATATTTCTTCATACAATCCAATATTTGTTTTTGAACCTAATCCGAATTTTTTTGCCATAGACAAAATCTTTTCTCCACCTATTTTTTCTCCTAATTGTATGAAAGCAGCATTACAGGATACAGCAAAAGCTTCTTCCAAATTTAATTTTCCATGCCCTCCCTTGTCAAAACTCCAACATTTAATTCTCGTATCTCCTATCTCTTCATATCCTTTACAAAAGAAATCATCATCATTTATTTTATTTTCAAGAGCTGCTGCTGTAACAATAATCTTAAAAATAGACCCAGGAGGATAGCCTATTTGAACAGCTCTGTTATAAAGTTCCTTATTATTACTTTTAAGGTATGCTGCCACATTATTCTGATCAAAATTAGGTCTGCTCACCATAGCCAATATTTCCCCACTTTGCACATCTAATATCACAACACTTCCATTTTTATGAAGCTTCTCAAATTCTTCTTCTGCTATTTTTTGTATATGATAATCTAATGTAGTTACAATATTTTTTCCGTTTTCTCTGAATGATTGATCCTGCTTTTTATAGCCTAAGCCCGGTATGATTTTCTTTTGCGCATCTACAACAGCTTCTACTTTACAAATTTGATTTTCTTTTAATACTTCATCATACATTTTTTCTATTCCCTTTTCGCCTATATTATCGATTTTATTGATATATCCAATCACATGAGCAGCTATCGATTTTTTATTATATCTATCATTATAGTCAACAGGATATACTCCTTTTATAGACATAACTTTTTTAATAAGCTCTTCTTTATCATTTTTAATTTCAAGCTTAATTGTTCTACTACTAGTTAATTTACCTTTTTTTAATTTATAAGGAGATATACTTGTAATATCACTGATCATTTTTATATTTTCGTCTGATTCTATAAAGTATTCAGGGTAAATAACCAAATATCTTTTTTCTTCTTGATTGGTAAGAAGTAACCTATTTCGATCGTATATCTTTCCTCTTTCTATTCCAACGGGTATCTCTTTAAACCATTGATTTTTTGCACGAGCATAATAATCATTTCCTTTAACAATTTGTATATAAAAGAGCCTACTCATTAAACCTAAGAGAAATACGGTAAAAATTATGCCTAAGGTATAAATTCTTTTCTGATTGTTTTCGTAGACATTATTTATTTGTTTTTTTCTTTTTCTATCCACTCTCGATTCCAAAAAAAACACCTTCCTTAAAAAATTGGCTACGATTAGTATTTCCAATTTTAGGAAGGCGTATACTTTATAATATTTTTAATTCTCTACCATTTTGTTTTTCATAAATAATAGATCTTACTTTTGATACCATAATGTCTATAGCTACTTTATTATACCCACCCTCTGGAATAATAATATCTGCATATCTTTTACTAGGTTCAATAAACTGAAGGTGAGCTGGTCGAACCGTATTTAAATATTGTTCAATAACTGATTCAAGGGTTCTTCCTCTTTCATTGATATCTCTTGTAATTCTTCTAATAATTCTTACATCCGCATCTGTATCTACAAATATTTTTATATCCATTAATTCTCTCAAATTTTCATCTTCTAAGATCATAATTCCTTCTAATATAATAATATCTTTAGGCTCAACACGAACGGTTTCCTTTCTTCTTGTATGTTTTTCAAAATTATATATAGGCTTTTCTACAGGTCTATAGTTTAAAAGTTCGTGGAGCTGCTTAAGTAAAAGTTCTGTATCAAAGGCCAATGGATGATCATAATTGGTATGTATTCTTTCTTCCATTGGCAAATGACTTTGATCTCTATAATAAGAATCCTGTTCTATAATAGCAATATTTTTTTGTGGTAAACTTTCAAAAATAGCTTTTGCAATAGTACTTTTTCCAGAACCTGTACCCCCAGTAATGCCAATTAAAATTGGTTTACTCAAGACAATCATCCTTTCTACATCGTCTTAGAATGTGATATTTTTCTACTGGCTTTTCCATTTTTATTTTTATCATTTGTTGAGGATGTGGTGCTACATCAAGGGCTTCTCCCTTATCATTCCATAAGTGTTCAATGTTTTGTGTGTAATTTTTCATACCTGGTCCCATTACTTCAATGGTTTCTCCTTTAAATACTCTATTTCTTTGTTCTACCCTAGCTATGCCCGTTTTTTCATCATAATCTACTACCAATCCTACAAAATCATATTCACGTATATACGAACTATTTGCATATAATTGTTCTTCCTCTTTTGGCTTATCTATATAAAATCCAGTTGTAAATTTCCTATGACTTGCTTTTTTTATTTCCATCATCCAATTTGGATCATATTTATAAGTTTCTTTATTTTCATAGTATGTATCTATGGCCTTTCTATACACATTAACAATATTTGCAACATAGTATGCACTTTTCATTCTTCCTTCTATTTTAAGACTTGAGAGTCCTGATTCGATCAATTCAGGAATATATTCAATCATGCAAAGGTCCTTTGAATTAAAAAAGTATGTCCCTTT is part of the Crassaminicella profunda genome and encodes:
- a CDS encoding peptidoglycan D,D-transpeptidase FtsI family protein; translated protein: MESRVDRKRKKQINNVYENNQKRIYTLGIIFTVFLLGLMSRLFYIQIVKGNDYYARAKNQWFKEIPVGIERGKIYDRNRLLLTNQEEKRYLVIYPEYFIESDENIKMISDITSISPYKLKKGKLTSSRTIKLEIKNDKEELIKKVMSIKGVYPVDYNDRYNKKSIAAHVIGYINKIDNIGEKGIEKMYDEVLKENQICKVEAVVDAQKKIIPGLGYKKQDQSFRENGKNIVTTLDYHIQKIAEEEFEKLHKNGSVVILDVQSGEILAMVSRPNFDQNNVAAYLKSNNKELYNRAVQIGYPPGSIFKIIVTAAALENKINDDDFFCKGYEEIGDTRIKCWSFDKGGHGKLNLEEAFAVSCNAAFIQLGEKIGGEKILSMAKKFGLGSKTNIGLYEEISGSLPSEEYMKGAGIGNISIGQGTLEVTPLQIAKTTAIIANDGVDKGVYLIKEIIDDHGKIIKKKDKNNPQKVISYHTAKRIQTMMEKVVSMGTARNMGLGKTSGKTGSAQAKLQGKDIVHAWFTGFFPSKDPKYVITIVVEDGISGGKSAIPIFKNIKQRIN
- the udk gene encoding uridine kinase is translated as MSKPILIGITGGTGSGKSTIAKAIFESLPQKNIAIIEQDSYYRDQSHLPMEERIHTNYDHPLAFDTELLLKQLHELLNYRPVEKPIYNFEKHTRRKETVRVEPKDIIILEGIMILEDENLRELMDIKIFVDTDADVRIIRRITRDINERGRTLESVIEQYLNTVRPAHLQFIEPSKRYADIIIPEGGYNKVAIDIMVSKVRSIIYEKQNGRELKIL